A section of the Myxocyprinus asiaticus isolate MX2 ecotype Aquarium Trade chromosome 22, UBuf_Myxa_2, whole genome shotgun sequence genome encodes:
- the LOC127413260 gene encoding transcription factor Sox-3 produces MYNMMETEIKSPLPQSNTGSAAGCKNNSANDQDRVKRPMNAFMVWSRGQRRKMAQENPKMHNSEISKRLGADWKLLTDAEKRPFIDEAKRLRAMHMKEHPDYKYRPRRKTKTLLKKDKYSLPGGLLAPGANAVNNAVSVGQRMEYTHMNGWTNSAYSLMQDQLAYPQHPSMNSPQIQQMHRYDMAGLQYPMMSSAQTYMNAASTYSMSPAFTQQTSSAMGLGSMASVCKTEPSSPPPAITSHSQRACLGDLRDMISMYLPPGGDSADHSALQTSRLHSVHPHYQSAGTGVNGTLPLTHI; encoded by the coding sequence ATGTATAACATGATGGAAACCGAAATAAAAAGCCCGCTTCCGCAGTCCAACACGGGCTCCGCGGCGggctgtaaaaacaacagtgccAACGATCAGGACCGGGTGAAGCGGCCTATGAATGCTTTCATGGTGTGGTCTCGCGGTCAGCGGAGGAAGATGGCACAAGAGAATCCTAAAATGCACAACTCTGAGATCAGCAAGCGTCTCGGTGCCGACTGGAAACTTTTGACTGATGCCGAGAAGAGACCCTTCATTGATGAGGCCAAGCGGTTACGAGCCATGCACATGAAGGAGCATCCGGATTACAAATACCGGCCCCGCAGGAAGACCAAGACCTTGCTGAAGAAAGACAAGTACTCTTTGCCTGGTGGACTCTTGGCGCCAGGTGCCAATGCTGTCAACAACGCCGTCTCGGTGGGGCAGCGGATGGAATACACGCACATGAACGGCTGGACGAACAGCGCGTACTCCCTCATGCAGGACCAGCTGGCCTACCCCCAGCACCCCAGTATGAACAGCCCCCAGATTCAGCAGATGCACAGGTACGACATGGCGGGACTTCAGTACCCGATGATGTCTTCGGCCCAGACCTACATGAACGCTGCTTCGACGTACAGCATGTCCCCAGCATTCACGCAGCAAACTTCCAGTGCAATGGGTTTGGGCTCCATGGCTTCGGTGTGCAAGACGGAACCCAGCTCTCCTCCTCCGGCCATAACCTCTCACTCTCAGCGTGCTTGTTTGGGAGACCTGAGGGATATGATAAGCATGTACTTGCCTCCCGGAGGAGACAGCGCCGACCACTCCGCTCTACAGACCAGTCGGTTACACAGCGTTCACCCGCACTATCAAAGCGCAGGGACCGGCGTGAACGGAACACTACCCTTAACACACATTTGA